The Clostridium sp. 'White wine YQ' genome contains a region encoding:
- a CDS encoding DUF4230 domain-containing protein, which yields MRKLKRKVFSMSILAILFVSLGFYASYRIFIKPQKQQSKQSKPLDSSNTTKFISQESIVDKIHETQKIIPLETDLEERILIDDSWGDWEVFKKVKEIVFYGKGSYSIDFASIDKNNIVINNSSNLINITLPKPQIEDIALYEDKTLYETTTNGLLRFGEIKLSPEENSTICKEVKDKMKEKMLQDDLYAMAESKSQEAVKNILSPLLPNSKTEIIINYQ from the coding sequence ATGAGGAAGTTAAAAAGAAAAGTGTTTTCTATGTCTATACTTGCTATTTTGTTTGTTTCTTTAGGGTTTTACGCCTCTTATAGAATATTTATAAAACCGCAAAAACAACAGTCAAAACAATCAAAGCCCTTAGATTCATCAAATACTACCAAGTTTATTTCTCAAGAGAGTATTGTTGACAAAATACATGAAACTCAAAAAATTATTCCATTAGAAACAGATTTAGAGGAACGTATTTTAATAGATGATAGCTGGGGAGACTGGGAAGTTTTTAAAAAGGTAAAAGAGATAGTTTTTTATGGCAAAGGAAGTTATTCTATAGATTTTGCTTCTATAGACAAAAATAATATTGTAATAAATAATTCATCAAATCTCATTAATATTACATTACCCAAACCTCAAATCGAAGACATTGCGCTGTACGAAGATAAAACACTTTATGAGACTACAACAAATGGTTTACTTAGATTTGGCGAGATTAAACTCTCCCCTGAAGAAAATTCAACCATTTGTAAAGAGGTAAAAGATAAGATGAAAGAAAAAATGCTTCAAGATGATTTATATGCCATGGCAGAAAGCAAATCTCAAGAAGCAGTAAAAAATATTTTATCTCCATTACTTCCTAATAGCAAAACAGAGATTATCATAAATTATCAATAA